GATATATTTTGATTTGGCTGATTTTTGTTTAAGTGATTTCCGAGCAGGGAAAGCAGTAAGCCTAATTGATCCTGTAGTTATAAGCAGGTATTCTAAAAATTTCGAAGAGCTATTTACTTTTAAATATGAAAAGCAATTCGAACAGTTCGATTATACGAAATGGGTTTTTTCAAACCCGGATTCCATTGTATTTAAAGAGTCTGATATTATTAACAATGATGCCAGAATGAAAAGTGCATATTACATCAACTATCTAAAACCTATGGATTTAGTAAATGTAGCAGGTATGAGTCTAGCTCACAATGGTACACAACTAGGCGCTGTTAATTTATATCGTACTGAGAAGCGAGGAGATTTTACAGATAAAGATTTATATATCCTGAATCAATTTTTACCGCATCTCACTAGAAAACTGATGGTCCATTATAGAGAATCTGTTAAAAACCTGGAGAAGTATAAAAAAACAGCATCCTTTCTGACTCTGGAGTACAACCTTTCAAAAAGGGAGATAGAAATACTTAAATTGGTATGTGACGGAAAAAATAATAAAGAAATCAGTGAAACCCTTTCGATTGCAGTAAATACGGTCAAAAAACATATGGGCAACATATTGTATAAGTTTCAGGTTGAGAATAGATTTCAACTAGTAAACTATTTAATAAAAAATGATAAAGAACTCTTTGAAGATAATAATTTATAATAAAAGTATTTCGAATTGTACAGTAAGTACGAATTAAGCCTTACATAAATATTTAAAAAAATACTACCTGGGTAGTATTTTTTTTAAATACTTCTACCAGGGTGTATTTTAAACATTAGACATTTCAAATAGAATCATCATAACGTAAAATTCTGAAGCAGTTAGGGATTGGTTTTAAGGAGAGTTAAAGAAAATGAAAGCACGAATTGATTTTGAGGATAAGGTTTGCTTAATTACCGGTGCAGGAAGTAAATCTGGAATCGGATTTTCAACAGCCCAGATTATCGGAACGTTAGGGGCAAAAGTATTATTGGTAGCAACATCTGAACGAATTTATGACAGGGCGAAAGAACTTGAAGATCTGGGAGTTGAAGCAAAAGGTTATATTGCGGATCTTATGGATCGCAGGCAAGTCAGCAATTTAATCAATAGCATTATAGATGAATATCAAAGAATTGACATTTTAATAAATAATGCGGGCATGACACAAGTTGGCTCAGAAGAAATTTTTTCGGACTTTGCCAATCTGAAGGATGATGAGTGGGATTTAACAATAAGCAGGAATCTGACTACTTGTTATAATGTGACTCATTCGGTGATATCTCACATGATTAACAGTAATTATGGCAGAATCGTAAATGTCTCATCAGTCACAGGTCCGGTTGTAAGCAATCCCGGGGAGTCAGCCTATAGTGCGGCTAAAGCAGCAATGATAGGAATGAGCAGAAGCATTGCAATCGAAGTTGCAAAGAACAATGTTATGATCAATAATGTTTTGCCTGGCTGGATTGCAACAGGATCCCAAACAGAATCCGAAGCTGCGGCCTCGCTGAATACGCCTATCGGCAGAGGTGCAAGACCTGAAGAAGTTGGGCATATGATTGTG
This genomic window from Clostridiales bacterium contains:
- a CDS encoding helix-turn-helix transcriptional regulator, whose protein sequence is MLDMQQNEWEKINDIVSKISEIDDIKAMREKFLRELKLLIYFDLADFCLSDFRAGKAVSLIDPVVISRYSKNFEELFTFKYEKQFEQFDYTKWVFSNPDSIVFKESDIINNDARMKSAYYINYLKPMDLVNVAGMSLAHNGTQLGAVNLYRTEKRGDFTDKDLYILNQFLPHLTRKLMVHYRESVKNLEKYKKTASFLTLEYNLSKREIEILKLVCDGKNNKEISETLSIAVNTVKKHMGNILYKFQVENRFQLVNYLIKNDKELFEDNNL
- a CDS encoding SDR family oxidoreductase, translating into MKARIDFEDKVCLITGAGSKSGIGFSTAQIIGTLGAKVLLVATSERIYDRAKELEDLGVEAKGYIADLMDRRQVSNLINSIIDEYQRIDILINNAGMTQVGSEEIFSDFANLKDDEWDLTISRNLTTCYNVTHSVISHMINSNYGRIVNVSSVTGPVVSNPGESAYSAAKAAMIGMSRSIAIEVAKNNVMINNVLPGWIATGSQTESEAAASLNTPIGRGARPEEVGHMIVFLASEQASYITGQSFIVDGGNTIQEYKGPSALYY